In Leptospira fletcheri, the genomic window AATCGCATGAATCCGAGAGGATTCAAGATCCTCTTAGAGATTTTAGGCAGGTCTAAGATCGCCTTGAAAGTCGCAGAAATCCCGTACATTTTCAGAAATAGAGCCCGAGGAGATTCCAAACTGGATAATTCGGTAGTCCGAAACTTCCTCGTAGCGATTTTGGACATCCGTTTCGGGAAATGGATCTCGCCCACTTTTTTACTGTATTGTATCGTGGGCTTCTTCGGGGTCTTCGTGAATATCGGAGGATTCCTTTTCCTGGAAGCGGCAGGATTCAGCGAAGTGCATACGGGTTTTCGGATTCTCCCCAAATTTTCGCTTTCCGTTCTTTTCGGGATAGAGCTTTCGGTGATCTCCAATTTCGTATTGAACAATTATTTCACTTTTTACGAACGAAGGTATTTTCGATGGGATGCCTTGCGGGGGTTTCTGATATTTTCCCTAGTCAGCTTGTTCGGGATCTTCGTTCAATTGTCCGTTTTTCATTTTCTATATTATCGATTGCTTCCGGAGTTCGGTTCGAGACCCGGTTGGGAAGCGCGTCTGGTCTGCGACCTTCTCGCCATCGCGTTGGCCATGTTCACGAACTACCTCTTGAATTCCAACGTGACCTGGATGGAATCGAAGAGGAGTCTTCACCGCTAAAAAATGGTTCCAGAAACGGAGGCGGATGCAAACTCTGAATGGTAGAGGAGACTCGAAAGATGCAAGCGCCCAACGTTCCAGAGACGAAACGAATCGTTTTAATCGCTCATGACAATAAGAAACAGGACCTCGTAGAATGGGTGCAGTTGCATCAATCGGAGTTATCTAGACACCATCTTTATGCGACAGGAACGACAGGTCGGATCGTCCACGAGAAAACGGATCTGCCGGTGCATAGATTTTTATCCGGTCCTCTCGGAGGGGACCAGCAGATCGGCGCCAAAATCGTGGAAGGGGAAATCGACGTCGTGATCTTCTTTTGGGATCCTCTTACAGCCCAGCCTCACGACCCGGACGTCAAAGCCTTACTGAGGATCGCAGTATTGTACAATATTCCCATCGCGAATAATCGGATCTCGGCCGACTATCTGATCTCCTCCAACCTTCTCTCTTCCTCTTATAAAAGAACCTTGATCGACTATAGTACGGGTCTTCCGATCTACTGAACCCTTTCATTTCCGGATCCGAGACTTTGCTTCGTCTAACGATCACCTCCCCTCCGCAGTGAATGCTGCCCGGTACGCCTCCGGAGGGCAGGTAAGATAGTTGCAACTCGAATTTCCCGCCCCGTCTTGGGTCCAGATTCCGCCGCCGGAAACTAGATCCGCGCATGAAATCTTATAGGAATTGGATTTTCCGTTTCCGCTAGGCAAGCCCTGACAAGTAAGAACCGGGATGTTCGTATAGCAGGAGCAACTGCCTTGGAACGCTTGCGTGTTGCTGCAATACACGCAGTCCGCGGTCACTCCTTTGTTCACGATAAGGGAGAGTAAGGTCTGTTTTCGGTTCGCTTCCCTGTTTTTTTCCGTTTGGGGATCGGAGGTGCAATAAGCAGAAGCGGAAAGAAAAAGAAAGAAGATAATGTATTTGTAAATCATGATTTATTCCCGTGTTTAGTTCGATATCAATGTGAAGGGAATCGTCGTTTTGAACGTGACGTTCGTTCCCGGATTCAAAGCATAATCCTTATAGCGGCTGAGGTTATTTACGTATTCCTTATTGAATACGTTTAGTACGGCGACATCGAAGGTGGCGGATTCGGATCCGTTCGTCAATCCCGGGATTTCTCCCCCGAAACCTATGTCGTACAGATTGTAGCCGGCGGTACGGGTTTCCAGTTTGTCCACCTTGTATTGGGACTGCACAAAGGTTCCGTTGACGGAAAAGTAAGGATTCGTGATGCCTAAAAATTTGGCCGCGGTGAATCTAACTCCAAGTCTTGCCCGGTTCGGAGTCATCCTCGGTAGGTATTTCGTCCTAAGGTCCGAGGCAATGGAGTCCAGATTTACGCCTCCGGGATTCAGCAATACTTCCTTCGGCACGGTTTTACGAACCCTTCCTTCAAGTAGGTCTATGCCGCCGGTCAATACGAGCCAGGAAGTCGCTTGTGCCTGAACGTTAAACTCCCCACCTTGTAAAGTCGCAGAATCCTGTCTATATAGGTAGATCGGTAACCCGGACGCAGGGTCGAAGGCTCCCGCGCTTACGGAATAGATATAGTGATTGATCCTATTTTTGAATACGCTGAGTTCCGTCTGGATTCTATCGGTCGCGAATCTAAGAGAGGTGTCGTAGTTCAGAGACGTTTCCGGAGTCAGGCTGGATTTTCCGATCTCGAATCTCCCCGTTCCTTCGTGGACCCCGTCCGCGAATAATTCGAAAGCGGTGGGAGCGCGGAAACCTCTGCCTACGTTTACGGTCCAAGCAAAGTTTTTCGCAAAGCGCCAAATACTTCCCAACGTTCCGGTGTGAGCGGAAAAATTTCGGGTCTGATTCGTAACTCCGAGGGCCGGATTCGAGCGAATATCCATCGTGCGTCGATCCAATCTTGCTCCTGCGGTGAATGTGAGGCTGCCTAGTTTCCATTCTTCGAGGATAAAATAACCAATATTGCCGAGAGAATTGCTAGGGATAAGGGCATCGGTTCCGATCGTGCTATTTCTTTGTTGCATTCCCGAGACGCCTGCCGTTCCTTTTAGACCTTTCCATTCTTTGTGGTGTACTTTCGCGTCGAAGGTGGTCGTATCCAGAAATAGATTCAGGCCCTGTTTGACCGCGTTTTGATTCACCTGATAGATAGCATAAGCTTTGCCGAAGTTGTCTACCGTCGGATCAAAAAGGGTTTTTTCGATCGGAACGTAACGGTTTTTATCGGGGATCTCTCTTCGATTATTCCGCTGATAACCGGCATCCAGTTCCACATTGACCAAGGGTAAGATAAAGAAGGAGTGAACATGGGTCTTTTGGTGGGTCACCTGTTGGTACCCTTTCGCTCCCGGAGACTCGGTCGGGTTGTCGTATAAGTCCTGCTCCTGGAATCTCTGGAAGGAATCCACGTAGAAATTTCCCCAACTTCCGTCCGTTCCTATGGAGGTACTCACGTTTCTTTCCTTAAAGCCGGTATTTGGAAGAGTTCCTTTGGGCGTGTCGATCCGCCCCGCCTTTCTGGTATCGGTTTGGACTCTATAACCGAAATTCGATTCCTTATTGTATCCGAAGAGGGAAACGGACGTAGCATCCTGTTTGTTGTTCGAAAAGCTGTTCGAAGAAATCGTACCTCCTAAAAGAGGAGCTCCGTCCTTGGCCGTGGGCGCCTTGGAGCGGATGATGTTCACCACTCCGCCTAGAGCGTCGGAACCGTACAAGACGGAAGCGGGTCCTCTCACGATTTCGATCCGATCGATGTTGAAAGCGTCCACATCCACCGTATGGTCGTCGCCGAATTGCTGTTCCTCTTGGCGTACCCCGTCCGTCATCACCAGTACTCTCTGGCCGGTCAGACCTCGTATGATCGGTTTTGAGGTTCCGGCACCGGTCGTGAGTGTGGCAACTCCGGGAGTATTGTCCAGCGCCGACATCACGTTTTGCCCTCTTTGTCTTTCCAGGCGTCTCCCTTCGATCACCGTTGTCGGCTGGGGAGCGGATAGGAAATCGGACGCCGCGGATTTGGCGGTCACGTTGATGGCTTGACCTTCTATGAGGGAAGTTTGAAGTACTATGTCCAGAGACCTGTCCTGCTCCAGGAGTTCAACCGATACGGTCTTGGGTTGTCGGTTCGGCGCCGTTATCGTGATCGTATAATTTCCCGGAGAAAGGTGAAGAAATTCGAAACTTCCGTCTTTTCCGGTCTTGGCTCCCATCCTATTCTCGACCAAGAATAGAGAAGCACCTTGTATGGGTTTGCCTTCCGGATCTTTTACGAATCCTTTCAGATTCACGTCCAACGCCAGGAGGCTCGACGACGAAAGTAGTAGGGATATGGAACAAATAAAACGTATTTTACTATATAATGATTTCTTCATTTTTCTTTTCCTATTATGGCGTTTTTCGTCTGACCGGGGACGAGATAAGGAACGCGAAGTTTAGGAAAGAAAAGGGGGTGCTCTGCCTCTTAGGCGATCTCTGGAAGGGTTTTTACGAAAAATCGGGACGGGAGAAAAAATCAGGACTAAGGATGCACTTGCGGAAAACAATCGGAACGGTTTTCCGGCTTCCGCAGAACCCAATTGTCCGTGAGAGCACAGGAAGCAGAGATGTTCGGAACTTACAGAAGGCTTGCTTTCCGCCTGGATCGTCTTGTTGTTCCTAGGAGTAGAATGTTGGTGGGTGGCACTGAGAGAAAATCCACCTAGAAACGCTGCCAATACAAATAGAGTTGTCACGCTCTTCCGTAGGGAAGGCGCAGAACCTCTATTTTCAGACTGTTTCCAGGGAAAACGCATTTTACCAATAATGATAAATCGTTATTAAAAGACAAGCAAGGTTTGGATCTTTCCGAGAGGAAGGCTTATTTTTCGTTTGCAGGAGTTCCTTTGGTTCGGTGCCAATAGGCTCGATTTCCCACTGCCAAGACGCGAAGAATTTCCTCGCCTCCTGTTGGTATGGCCTTGGCGGTGTACAGGTCCGCTTCGTCCACGACGGCTTCTCCCACCTTGGCGGAGGAATTGTAAAGATAGAGCACGGTTCCTTTGGCTATGCCGTCCACGATTCCAGCGTTGACAACGATGGAATCCTCTTTGATTCTGTGGACCCGACCCATGGCGGGAATGAGAGCGAGGAGTTTATCACGACTTCTTAAAGTAGCTTCCGTCAAACCGTCGCGGCCGTTGGCGTAGACGCGGAAAGTTCCTAGGACTTTTTCCTCTTTGTGATCCCTTAGGCTCCATTCTACGCGAAGCGCACCGTTCTTATAGGATAATTTTCCGCTCGCTACGAAACGGATCTGTTCTCCCTTGGAATTTTTGATCTCGGAAAAGTTCTTTTCGGTTTTCGGAACGGCTCCCGAATACGGCTCCGTGTCCAGAAGCCCCTTTTTCTGGAAAGATTCCAGGTCTACGGCCTTGACTCTGGGATCCTTAGATAAAAAGGAACGCAGCGCTTTGCCGACAATCGTCGGAGCGTTCGGATATTTGGAAAGGAAATCCTCGCTTTCGGGATCGAAAACCAAAAGCTCCGGCGGAGTCCGTCCGTAGTCCTCCTCTATGCCGAAGTTTCCGATTTTGACCAACCCTTCCCGATAACTTAACGATTTTTTAAAATGATCCAGATTGTTTTCCACGGCGTAGCCGTATTTTTTGTTGTCCGGAAATTTTTCCCTCAAAGTCAATAGAAGATTGAAATACCGGGGAAAGTCCCCCCTCCTTTTGTATTCCTCTAAGGTAAGTACTAGAATCTCCGGACGATTTGGGAGG contains:
- a CDS encoding glycosyltransferase, which encodes MRPDVSVLIPTYNEAENINQLVGRVSNILKKENYEILIIDDNSPDGTWRIAEELGESDERIRIIRRMGEKGLSSAVMTGMASARGKYFVVMDADLQHDENILPKMIGDLSSGFDLAVGTRYASGGSVGKWSAFRSLMSRFATWFARRLLPIGISDPMSGFFGLKKEVFDRVQNRMNPRGFKILLEILGRSKIALKVAEIPYIFRNRARGDSKLDNSVVRNFLVAILDIRFGKWISPTFLLYCIVGFFGVFVNIGGFLFLEAAGFSEVHTGFRILPKFSLSVLFGIELSVISNFVLNNYFTFYERRYFRWDALRGFLIFSLVSLFGIFVQLSVFHFLYYRLLPEFGSRPGWEARLVCDLLAIALAMFTNYLLNSNVTWMESKRSLHR
- a CDS encoding methylglyoxal synthase; the encoded protein is MQAPNVPETKRIVLIAHDNKKQDLVEWVQLHQSELSRHHLYATGTTGRIVHEKTDLPVHRFLSGPLGGDQQIGAKIVEGEIDVVIFFWDPLTAQPHDPDVKALLRIAVLYNIPIANNRISADYLISSNLLSSSYKRTLIDYSTGLPIY
- a CDS encoding TonB-dependent receptor — translated: MKKSLYSKIRFICSISLLLSSSSLLALDVNLKGFVKDPEGKPIQGASLFLVENRMGAKTGKDGSFEFLHLSPGNYTITITAPNRQPKTVSVELLEQDRSLDIVLQTSLIEGQAINVTAKSAASDFLSAPQPTTVIEGRRLERQRGQNVMSALDNTPGVATLTTGAGTSKPIIRGLTGQRVLVMTDGVRQEEQQFGDDHTVDVDAFNIDRIEIVRGPASVLYGSDALGGVVNIIRSKAPTAKDGAPLLGGTISSNSFSNNKQDATSVSLFGYNKESNFGYRVQTDTRKAGRIDTPKGTLPNTGFKERNVSTSIGTDGSWGNFYVDSFQRFQEQDLYDNPTESPGAKGYQQVTHQKTHVHSFFILPLVNVELDAGYQRNNRREIPDKNRYVPIEKTLFDPTVDNFGKAYAIYQVNQNAVKQGLNLFLDTTTFDAKVHHKEWKGLKGTAGVSGMQQRNSTIGTDALIPSNSLGNIGYFILEEWKLGSLTFTAGARLDRRTMDIRSNPALGVTNQTRNFSAHTGTLGSIWRFAKNFAWTVNVGRGFRAPTAFELFADGVHEGTGRFEIGKSSLTPETSLNYDTSLRFATDRIQTELSVFKNRINHYIYSVSAGAFDPASGLPIYLYRQDSATLQGGEFNVQAQATSWLVLTGGIDLLEGRVRKTVPKEVLLNPGGVNLDSIASDLRTKYLPRMTPNRARLGVRFTAAKFLGITNPYFSVNGTFVQSQYKVDKLETRTAGYNLYDIGFGGEIPGLTNGSESATFDVAVLNVFNKEYVNNLSRYKDYALNPGTNVTFKTTIPFTLISN